One segment of Trachemys scripta elegans isolate TJP31775 chromosome 1, CAS_Tse_1.0, whole genome shotgun sequence DNA contains the following:
- the LOC117877403 gene encoding histone H4 transcription factor-like — protein MAPGNKFKSSELILLCEWEECLFVGKCMEEFCDHIAEHLKEYQQHPLERTEQYHCWWRNCEFLATGPRELVTHVNFHSYHTKLKFLGSQLRASHQDWPACSQNSYNQNQIPRISEMYVCQWENCDVTYNNPEWFYRHVAMHAYSTEKENISSNKKAICCCLWKDCSGTFKGKHKLWDHLRTHTQERVVACPSCGAMFSNNTKFFDHAKRQVSEDQQVFVCQNCDKHFANERLLRDHMRGHVTHVTCPFCDMVCTSVSSLKAHIRFRHCDERPFHCDLCESSFKNAYDLHKHVETHNDSNAYSCDVEGCVFTSRTLQILRQHYKRAHMNNGNLKYKCHICQKCYSWCYTLTLHLRKAHKLSCHSRFRFMFRVAQSS, from the exons ATGGCCCCTGGAAACAAATTCAAGAGCTCTGAACTGATATTACTGTGTGAATGGGAAGAATGCCTTTTTGTAGGAAAATGTATGGAGGAATTTTGTGACCACATTGCAGAACACTTGAAAGAGTATcaacaacatcctctggaaagaaCAG aGCAGTACCATTGTTGGTGGAGAAATTGTGAATTTTTGGCTACAGGTCCCAGGGAGCTGGTAACCCATGTAAATTTTCATAGTTACCACACCAAGTTGAAATTCTTAGGCTCTCAGTTAAGGGCATCACACCAAGATTGGCCAGCATGTTCCCAGAACAGCTATAACCAGAATCAGATACCAAGGATTTCAGAGATGTATGTTTGCCAATGGGAGAATTGTGAT GTTACCTACAACAACCCAGAATGGTTTTATCGGCATGTTGCCATGCATGCATACTCTACTGAGAAAGAAAACATCTCAAGTAACAAGAAAGCTATTTGTTGTTGTCTCTGGAAAG ATTGTTCAGGAACATTTAAAGGAAAGCACAAGCTATGGGATCACTTAAGAACCCACACTCAAGAAAGAGTGGTGGCCTGTCCCTCTTGTGGAGCGATGTTCTCCAATAATACCAAGTTTTTTGATCATGCCAAGCGACAGGTTTCAGAGGATC AACAGGTATTTGTTTGTCAGAATTGTGACAAACACTTTGCCAATGAGAGGTTACTACGAGACCATATGAGAGGCCATG TTACCCATGTTACATGTCCATTTTGTGATATGGTATGTACAAGTGTCTCCTCTCTGAAAGCGCACATCAGATTCCGACACTGTGATGAACGCCCTTTCCACTGTGATCTCTGTGAGAGTAG ttttaagaatgcttatGATCTTCATAAACATGTTGAAACACACAATGATTCAAATGCCTACAGCTGTGATGTAGAAGGATGTGTTTTTACTTCACGGACTTTACAGATCTTGAGACAGCATTACAAGAGAGCACATATG AATAATGGCAATCTAAAATATAAATGTCACATCTGTCAGAAATGTTATTCCTGGTGTTACACATTGACTCTGCATCTTCGCAAGGCGCACAAACTCAGCTGTCATTCTCGCTTCAG GTTCATGTTTCGAGTTGCACAAAGCAGTTAG